In Pseudonocardia sp. C8, one genomic interval encodes:
- the groL gene encoding chaperonin GroEL (60 kDa chaperone family; promotes refolding of misfolded polypeptides especially under stressful conditions; forms two stacked rings of heptamers to form a barrel-shaped 14mer; ends can be capped by GroES; misfolded proteins enter the barrel where they are refolded when GroES binds), producing the protein MAKELRFGADGRRLLQAGVDQLAEAVKSTLGPKGRNVILEKITGSPEVTNDGVTIAREIHLRDPFENMGAQLVKEAAVKTNDTVGDGTTTATVLAQAIVREGMKAIAAGGNPVLVKRGIDLAVGTLVQRLGAAAHPVSTEQDYSRVAAISANDDEAIGHAVAKALHTVGDDGVVTVEDSPTLGLSVSFVEDFEFDNGYVTPYMVTDPGTLEAVVDDPYILFSAEKIKDVQSLMPVLDAIMRGDRRPLVVIAETVEGTALQMLVHNHVNRTFQAVAIKAPGFGEKRIHLLEDMAALCGGKVHSKSSSFALEQVTLEHLGRASQVRVTGDSTTIIGGGGDRDALELRLTQLRAELARATLGSDEDFLSDRIARLSGKAAIIGVGAPTNAEAKEVRHRVDDSLQATRAAIAEGIVAGGGAALLHAEPALDVLDVDGDYRIGVEIVRQALTEPVHLIASNAGYDGDDVVKQVTEMNVDEGFDALEGRFGNMVEMGIIDPLRVVRSALQNGASVAGLVLTTNSLVAEEVTPWNKSLMTEFGQLDDGIPQPSPDSSTPQSLGLGPSVG; encoded by the coding sequence ATGGCGAAGGAACTGCGATTCGGTGCCGACGGCAGACGATTGCTCCAGGCCGGCGTCGACCAGCTGGCCGAAGCCGTGAAGAGCACGCTCGGGCCGAAGGGCCGCAACGTCATCCTGGAGAAGATCACCGGCTCGCCCGAGGTCACCAACGACGGCGTGACGATCGCCCGGGAGATCCACCTGCGCGACCCCTTCGAGAACATGGGCGCGCAGCTGGTCAAGGAAGCGGCCGTCAAGACCAACGACACCGTCGGCGACGGCACGACCACCGCCACCGTCCTGGCGCAGGCGATCGTGCGGGAGGGGATGAAGGCCATCGCGGCGGGTGGCAACCCCGTCCTCGTCAAGCGGGGCATCGACCTCGCGGTGGGCACGCTCGTGCAGCGGCTCGGCGCGGCGGCGCACCCCGTCTCGACCGAGCAGGACTACTCCCGGGTGGCCGCGATCTCGGCGAACGACGACGAGGCGATCGGCCACGCCGTCGCGAAGGCGCTGCACACCGTCGGCGACGACGGGGTCGTCACGGTCGAGGACTCACCGACGCTGGGGCTGTCGGTGTCGTTCGTCGAGGACTTCGAGTTCGACAACGGCTACGTCACGCCCTACATGGTGACCGACCCCGGCACGCTCGAGGCGGTCGTCGACGACCCCTACATCCTGTTCTCCGCCGAGAAGATCAAGGACGTCCAGTCCCTGATGCCGGTGCTCGACGCGATCATGCGCGGCGACCGGCGGCCGCTGGTGGTCATCGCCGAGACCGTCGAGGGCACGGCGCTGCAAATGCTGGTGCACAACCACGTCAACCGCACCTTCCAGGCGGTGGCGATCAAGGCACCGGGCTTCGGCGAGAAGCGCATCCACCTGCTGGAGGACATGGCGGCGCTGTGCGGCGGGAAGGTGCACAGCAAGAGCTCGTCGTTCGCGTTGGAGCAGGTCACCCTCGAACACCTCGGCCGGGCCTCGCAGGTGCGGGTCACCGGCGACAGCACGACGATCATCGGCGGTGGCGGTGACCGGGACGCACTCGAGCTGCGGCTCACCCAGCTGCGGGCCGAGCTCGCCCGGGCCACGCTCGGCAGCGACGAGGACTTCCTGTCCGACCGCATCGCCCGGCTCTCCGGCAAGGCCGCGATCATCGGTGTGGGCGCTCCGACCAACGCCGAGGCGAAAGAGGTCCGCCACCGGGTCGACGACTCGCTGCAGGCGACCCGCGCGGCCATCGCCGAGGGCATCGTCGCCGGGGGCGGCGCCGCCCTGTTGCACGCCGAGCCTGCGCTCGACGTCCTCGACGTCGACGGCGACTACCGCATCGGCGTGGAGATCGTGCGCCAGGCGCTGACCGAGCCGGTGCACCTTATCGCCTCGAACGCAGGCTACGACGGCGACGACGTGGTCAAGCAGGTCACCGAGATGAACGTCGACGAGGGATTCGACGCGCTGGAGGGCCGCTTCGGGAACATGGTCGAGATGGGGATCATCGACCCGCTGCGGGTCGTGCGCTCCGCACTCCAGAACGGGGCCTCGGTGGCCGGCCTCGTCCTCACCACCAACTCGCTGGTGGCCGAGGAGGTCACGCCCTGGAACAAGTCCCTGATGACCGAGTTCGGGCAGCTCGACGACGGCATCCCGCAGCCCTCACCCGACTCCAGCACCCCCCAGTCGCTCGGGCTCGGCCCGTCGGTCGGCTGA
- a CDS encoding iron dependent repressor, metal binding and dimerization domain protein, whose amino-acid sequence MSAVHTAVPTAGHLACRYLLVELFLVRVLDLTSQEARAEADALQHAVSERVLDRIDTLLGRPERDVRGEAIPRPEARWP is encoded by the coding sequence GTGAGCGCCGTGCACACCGCCGTGCCGACCGCAGGACATCTCGCGTGCAGATACCTGCTCGTCGAGCTCTTCCTCGTCCGCGTGCTCGACCTGACCTCGCAGGAGGCACGCGCCGAGGCGGACGCGCTGCAGCACGCGGTCTCCGAGCGGGTGCTCGACCGCATCGACACGCTGCTCGGCCGGCCGGAGCGCGACGTCCGCGGCGAGGCGATACCACGACCGGAGGCGAGGTGGCCGTGA
- a CDS encoding phosphoenolpyruvate hydrolase family protein has product MRRFTRAELMERFAEMAARGEPIVGGGAGTGLSAKCEEAGGIDLIVVYNSGRYRMAGRGSLAGLLAYGNANEIVVEMAAEVLPVVRRTPVLAGVNGTDPFLLTDRFLDELAALGFAGIQNFPTVGLIDGVFRANLEETGMGYGLEVDLIAAARAKELLTTPYVFSAADAHAMALAGADVVVCHMGLTTGGAIGAETAKSLDDCVELVDEWAAAALEVRDDVLVLCHGGPIAMPEDAAYVLRKARVCHGFYGASSMERLPTERALTEQTRAFKNTLER; this is encoded by the coding sequence ATGAGGCGGTTCACCCGCGCCGAGCTGATGGAACGCTTCGCCGAGATGGCGGCCCGCGGCGAGCCGATCGTCGGCGGCGGCGCCGGGACCGGCCTGTCGGCCAAGTGCGAGGAAGCGGGCGGGATCGACCTCATCGTCGTCTACAACTCGGGCCGCTACCGGATGGCCGGCCGCGGCTCCCTGGCCGGCCTGCTGGCGTACGGCAACGCGAACGAGATCGTCGTCGAGATGGCCGCCGAGGTGCTCCCGGTGGTGCGCCGGACGCCGGTGCTGGCCGGGGTCAACGGCACCGACCCGTTCCTGCTGACCGACCGGTTCCTCGACGAGCTCGCCGCGCTCGGGTTCGCCGGCATCCAGAACTTCCCGACCGTCGGGCTGATCGACGGCGTCTTCCGGGCGAACCTGGAGGAGACCGGGATGGGGTACGGCCTGGAGGTCGACCTGATCGCCGCCGCCCGGGCGAAGGAACTGCTCACGACGCCGTACGTGTTCTCCGCGGCGGACGCCCACGCGATGGCCCTGGCCGGTGCGGACGTCGTCGTGTGCCACATGGGACTGACCACCGGTGGCGCGATCGGCGCCGAGACCGCGAAGAGCCTGGACGACTGCGTGGAGCTCGTCGACGAGTGGGCCGCGGCCGCGCTCGAGGTGCGCGACGACGTGCTCGTGCTGTGCCACGGGGGCCCGATCGCGATGCCGGAGGACGCCGCGTACGTGCTGCGGAAGGCGCGGGTCTGCCACGGGTTCTACGGGGCCTCCTCGATGGAACGGCTGCCGACCGAGCGGGCGCTGACCGAACAGACCCGCGCCTTCAAGAACACCCTGGAGCGATGA
- a CDS encoding amidohydrolase family protein gives MYSKDGENYFIVDSHIHFWDGSPSNQRNRYGEGFTNCFFDYHRNLSPEEYVWSLEKFGRYTEQDLMTDLFQDGYVDTAIFQPTYLTDFYVNGFNTTERNGALVEKHPDKLIVNGAFDPRDGEGGLEALERLHERWNLKGVKLYTAEWKGESKGWKLSDPWAYRYLEKCQELGIRNIHVHKGPTIYPLNRDAFDVADVDDVATAFPELRFIIEHVGLPRLEDFCWIATQEPNVYGGLAVAMPFIHSRPRYFAQIIGELLYWLDDNRLTFASDYAIWHPKWLVEQFVDFQIPEDMQSEYGVLTTDVKKKILGLNAARLYDLEVPAGCGLSVPAEPVAGETVGAGPVPVAGQ, from the coding sequence ATGTACTCCAAGGACGGCGAGAACTACTTCATCGTCGACAGCCACATCCATTTCTGGGACGGCAGTCCTTCCAACCAGCGCAACCGCTACGGGGAGGGCTTCACGAACTGCTTCTTCGACTACCACCGCAACCTCTCCCCCGAGGAGTACGTGTGGTCGTTGGAGAAGTTCGGCCGCTACACCGAGCAGGACCTCATGACCGACCTGTTCCAGGACGGGTACGTCGACACGGCCATCTTCCAGCCGACCTACCTCACCGACTTCTACGTCAACGGTTTCAACACCACCGAGCGCAACGGCGCGCTGGTCGAGAAGCACCCGGACAAGCTGATCGTCAACGGTGCGTTCGACCCGCGTGACGGCGAGGGCGGGCTGGAGGCGCTCGAGCGGCTGCACGAGCGGTGGAACCTCAAGGGGGTGAAGCTCTACACCGCCGAGTGGAAGGGCGAGTCGAAGGGCTGGAAGCTGTCGGACCCGTGGGCGTACCGGTACCTGGAGAAGTGCCAGGAGCTGGGCATCCGCAACATCCACGTGCACAAGGGCCCGACGATCTACCCGCTCAACCGCGACGCGTTCGACGTGGCCGACGTCGACGACGTGGCCACCGCGTTCCCGGAGCTGCGGTTCATCATCGAGCACGTCGGGCTGCCGCGGCTGGAGGACTTCTGCTGGATCGCCACGCAGGAGCCCAACGTCTACGGCGGGCTGGCGGTCGCGATGCCGTTCATCCACTCGCGGCCGCGCTACTTCGCCCAGATCATCGGCGAGCTGCTCTACTGGCTCGACGACAATCGGCTCACGTTCGCCAGCGACTACGCGATCTGGCACCCGAAGTGGCTCGTGGAGCAGTTCGTCGACTTCCAGATCCCCGAGGACATGCAGTCCGAGTACGGGGTGCTCACCACCGACGTCAAGAAGAAGATCCTCGGGCTGAACGCGGCGCGCCTCTACGACCTCGAGGTGCCCGCCGGGTGCGGCCTGTCCGTGCCCGCCGAGCCGGTGGCGGGCGAGACCGTCGGTGCGGGGCCCGTCCCCGTGGCGGGGCAGTGA
- a CDS encoding iron-sulfur cluster assembly protein — MTTHAPARIDLAPAVWRALGSVRDPELDESITDLRFVQECAVAGDEVIVVLRLPTYFCAPNFAYLMVADAADAVRAVPGVRTARVTLADHFASDEINAGVAAGDGFSASFPGLADPDAVDLADLRLRFQRKAHAAAQELVADGLLRGGRTLDDLLATTLADLEETAALARLQRRRADLGLPADPSAPLLLETDGTPMRADGLPLKLRLARTTRVSIEGNGIFCRGLLATRYGERAVS, encoded by the coding sequence GTGACGACCCACGCTCCGGCACGCATCGACCTGGCGCCCGCCGTGTGGCGGGCGCTGGGGTCGGTGCGTGATCCGGAGCTGGACGAGTCGATCACCGACCTGCGGTTCGTGCAGGAGTGCGCCGTGGCCGGGGACGAGGTCATCGTCGTGCTGCGGCTGCCGACGTACTTCTGCGCCCCGAACTTCGCCTACCTGATGGTGGCCGACGCCGCCGACGCCGTGCGTGCGGTGCCCGGCGTGCGCACCGCGCGTGTCACGCTGGCCGACCACTTCGCCTCCGACGAGATCAACGCGGGGGTGGCCGCGGGCGACGGGTTCTCCGCGTCGTTCCCCGGCCTCGCCGACCCGGACGCCGTCGACCTGGCCGACCTGCGCCTGAGGTTCCAGCGCAAGGCGCACGCGGCCGCGCAGGAGCTGGTGGCAGACGGCCTGCTGCGGGGCGGGCGCACGCTCGACGACCTGCTCGCGACGACGCTCGCCGACCTGGAGGAAACCGCCGCGCTCGCGCGGCTGCAGCGCCGCCGGGCCGACCTCGGGCTGCCGGCGGATCCGTCGGCGCCGCTGCTGCTCGAGACCGACGGGACGCCGATGCGGGCCGACGGACTCCCGCTGAAGCTGCGGCTCGCGCGCACCACCCGGGTGAGCATCGAGGGCAACGGGATCTTCTGCCGCGGCCTCCTCGCCACCCGCTACGGGGAACGGGCGGTCTCGTGA
- a CDS encoding NAD(P)-dependent alcohol dehydrogenase — MKAVRVHDYHADPKIDDIPEPRLQGPLDVIVKIGGAGVCRTDLHILEGQWAGAMNPQLPYVIGHENAGWVHAVGDGVTNVAVGDTVILHPQPSCGLCLACRRGKDMQCGNAFFPGLSDNDGGMAEYLRTTARACVKLNPDTDPADVAALADAGITAYHAVRKAVPVLWPGTTAVVQGAGGLGHIGIQCLAALTATRIVVVDKNPEALDLAKQIGADETVVADGTHVDAVKDLTGGDGATVVFDFVAEQGAENDAWAMTAPDGYQYVIGYGGDFSAPTLEFVANEKNVIGNIVGTYTDLAELMVLAQAGKVTLHTRQYPLDAALDALHDLDAGRVRGRAILVP, encoded by the coding sequence GTGAAAGCCGTCCGCGTGCACGACTACCACGCCGACCCGAAGATCGACGACATCCCCGAGCCGCGGCTGCAGGGCCCGCTCGACGTGATCGTCAAGATCGGCGGCGCCGGCGTGTGCCGCACCGACCTGCACATCCTCGAAGGCCAGTGGGCCGGGGCGATGAACCCGCAGCTGCCCTACGTCATCGGACACGAGAACGCCGGCTGGGTCCACGCCGTCGGCGACGGCGTCACCAACGTCGCCGTCGGCGACACCGTCATCCTGCACCCCCAGCCCTCCTGCGGACTGTGCCTGGCCTGCCGCCGCGGCAAGGACATGCAGTGCGGGAACGCGTTCTTCCCCGGCCTGAGCGACAACGACGGCGGCATGGCCGAGTACCTGCGCACCACGGCCCGGGCCTGCGTCAAGCTCAACCCCGACACCGACCCCGCCGACGTCGCTGCGCTCGCCGACGCCGGGATCACCGCCTACCACGCCGTGCGCAAGGCGGTCCCCGTGCTCTGGCCCGGCACCACCGCCGTCGTCCAGGGTGCAGGCGGGCTCGGCCACATCGGCATCCAATGCCTGGCCGCGCTCACCGCCACCCGCATCGTCGTGGTCGACAAGAACCCCGAGGCGCTGGATCTGGCGAAACAGATCGGCGCCGACGAGACCGTCGTGGCCGACGGCACCCACGTCGATGCCGTCAAGGACCTCACCGGCGGCGACGGCGCCACCGTCGTGTTCGACTTCGTCGCCGAACAGGGCGCCGAGAACGACGCCTGGGCCATGACCGCCCCCGACGGCTACCAGTACGTCATCGGCTACGGCGGCGACTTCTCCGCACCCACCCTGGAATTCGTGGCCAACGAGAAGAACGTCATCGGCAACATCGTCGGCACCTACACCGACCTCGCCGAGCTCATGGTGCTCGCCCAGGCCGGGAAGGTCACCCTCCACACCAGGCAGTACCCCCTCGATGCCGCGCTCGACGCGCTGCACGACCTCGACGCCGGCCGGGTGCGCGGCCGGGCGATCCTCGTTCCCTGA
- a CDS encoding SRPBCC family protein, whose translation MPRPYSSAVIPAPLAEVWPHVRDFGAIHRWHPGIEACELTRGATPTDIGARRRLVLGDGGVVVEDLLALDDRGHTLTYEIIESPFPVRRYLSTIRLAPITAVGHTFAEWWVEFDADAAAEGNLVELFANGVFATGLAGLAGRYT comes from the coding sequence ATGCCCCGTCCGTACTCCAGCGCCGTGATCCCGGCGCCGCTGGCCGAGGTGTGGCCGCACGTCCGCGACTTCGGTGCCATCCACCGCTGGCACCCCGGGATCGAGGCGTGCGAGCTGACCCGGGGCGCGACCCCCACCGACATCGGGGCGCGGCGGCGGCTCGTCCTCGGTGACGGCGGCGTCGTCGTCGAGGACCTGCTGGCCCTCGACGACCGCGGGCACACTCTCACCTACGAGATCATCGAGTCACCGTTCCCGGTGCGCCGCTACCTGTCCACGATCCGGCTCGCTCCCATCACGGCCGTCGGTCACACCTTCGCCGAGTGGTGGGTGGAGTTCGACGCCGACGCCGCCGCCGAGGGGAACCTGGTCGAGCTGTTCGCGAACGGCGTCTTCGCGACCGGTCTGGCCGGGCTGGCCGGGCGCTACACCTGA